One Gloeothece verrucosa PCC 7822 DNA window includes the following coding sequences:
- a CDS encoding response regulator, translating to MTKRILIVDDDQDIRDVAQVAFEKFARWETITAASGAEGLEKAKMNALDAIVLDVSMPDMDGFSVFEKLQADPLTERIPVVLLTAKVLASDRQRFAQMGVAGVITKPFNPLTVWTEVAVLLGWDDDHKS from the coding sequence ATGACTAAACGCATTTTAATTGTGGATGATGACCAAGATATTCGAGATGTTGCTCAAGTGGCTTTTGAAAAGTTTGCTCGCTGGGAAACCATCACGGCAGCATCAGGGGCCGAAGGCTTAGAAAAAGCGAAAATGAACGCACTTGATGCGATTGTTTTGGATGTATCGATGCCGGATATGGACGGTTTTTCTGTGTTTGAAAAACTGCAAGCAGATCCCCTCACTGAACGGATTCCGGTGGTGTTATTGACGGCTAAAGTCTTAGCCAGTGATCGCCAACGTTTTGCCCAAATGGGGGTAGCCGGCGTGATCACCAAACCCTTTAACCCTCTGACAGTTTGGACTGAAGTCGCCGTTCTTTTAGGATGGGATGATGACCACAAAAGTTAA
- a CDS encoding Uma2 family endonuclease, whose translation MLLKYNPLACLPSAEDLPDSDDTPVDNQLQHLIPTLLEITLALIWSERMDWFFGVNTGIYYDPDEPAIVPDGFLSLGVSRIIDEDLRLSYVLWEEQKVPILVLEVVSQKRRGEYTNKKKLYQKIEVLYYVVYNPLRKKKPRLEVYKLEKGEYQLQRGEPVWLPELTLGIGREQGIYQGINREWLYWYDQQEKRYLTPEESILEAQQQAQAAQEKAKRLEERLRSLGIDPNEEI comes from the coding sequence ATGCTACTGAAATATAATCCTCTAGCTTGTTTACCCTCTGCTGAAGACCTCCCTGACTCCGACGATACCCCGGTGGATAATCAATTACAACATCTGATCCCTACTTTATTAGAAATTACTCTAGCCTTAATTTGGTCAGAGAGGATGGATTGGTTTTTTGGGGTAAATACGGGCATTTATTATGACCCCGATGAACCGGCCATCGTTCCTGATGGGTTTTTAAGTTTAGGGGTTTCCCGCATTATTGATGAAGATTTACGCTTATCTTATGTCCTTTGGGAAGAACAAAAAGTTCCCATTTTAGTGTTAGAGGTAGTTTCTCAAAAACGACGAGGAGAATACACTAACAAGAAAAAATTATACCAAAAAATAGAGGTTTTATATTATGTTGTTTATAATCCATTACGTAAAAAGAAACCTCGTTTAGAAGTGTATAAATTGGAAAAGGGTGAATATCAATTACAACGAGGTGAGCCGGTTTGGTTGCCTGAATTAACTTTAGGAATCGGCAGAGAACAAGGAATATATCAAGGCATTAACCGAGAATGGTTATATTGGTATGATCAACAGGAAAAGCGTTATTTAACCCCTGAAGAAAGCATTTTAGAAGCACAACAACAAGCCCAAGCCGCACAAGAAAAAGCCAAACGCTTAGAAGAACGCTTGCGAAGCTTAGGAATTGACCCCAATGAAGAAATTTAA
- a CDS encoding plasmid replication protein, CyRepA1 family → MNYLLEWQKSGVDEQLTRLNVNALEGSIAQEYLLYSDELPRRNDGRVSSYILKRYQHTQEGGWWCSGVDLLTGEDDLWGCFKPKFPRSSFNKLIKYEHPPATPSGLFALRVPPHLWQQIAHRSGIDNIPQNTHKSQDNRQFWQWLMENPTIPLCITEGAKKAGALLSAGYAAIALPGVHNGYRTPKNEQGERIGKSRLIPQLEKLATPGRQIYITFDQDTKPSTIKAVNSAIRKLGYLLTQAACTVKVITWNPQQGKGVDDLMANEGQKAFDLAYKKAVSLDTWKAQQLSQLTYHPSLELNCRYLDNISIPENEKLIAIKSPKGTGKTQFLEKIVKQALSRQQWVLVIGHRVKLVEELCHRFGIKYITEVRDKTDHQCLGYGLCLDSLHPHSQAQFQAANWSNGVVIIDEVEQVLWHGLNSDTCKGNRVAILKSLKTLMQNVLGGEGKVFIADADLSDISLNYLMNLAGVSFLPYIIDNQWKPEENNTWKVYNYQDTTPKKLVKDLVKHIQQGGKPFICLSAQKLTSQWGTLSLEAYLKKQFPTLKILRLDSESLADPTQAAYNCITHLDEILVNYDVVLCSPSIETGVSIDLKGHFTSVWCIAQGIQTSSSVCQGLSRIRDNIPRYIWVANYGFNQIGNGSTSIPNLLTSGHRLTQLNMRLLQQADFDSIDDFDTGFQAESLLCWAKMAVRVNASMINYREAVLAILQAENHPIIKVTRSPQELSLKQESQKASPSQNQLTEAINEVRKQNYQAECEAIAQAKNLNEQEYFSLNKSLVKTATQRRELRKFDLKKRYGIPVTAQLVIQDDQGWYQQLRLHYFLTIGRSFLADRDTIVAKKLLQIGHGSLFLPDFNGSQMGAAIGTMEVLGIPVLLADPQRELRNIDEDLKAMAALALSNRLEIKTILGIGIAKNASPVTIIRQLLDKIGYSLTCIRCESLQKKRVRVYQLVQPNDGREEVFQQWLMADHKYAGSSELWFEDHESLIRLNPQVEENPSNKYIQLSLFEIPT, encoded by the coding sequence ATGAACTATCTATTAGAGTGGCAAAAAAGTGGTGTCGATGAACAATTAACCCGACTCAATGTCAATGCTTTAGAGGGTTCTATCGCTCAAGAATATCTCCTTTACTCTGATGAACTCCCCAGGCGCAACGATGGACGAGTCAGTAGCTACATTCTTAAACGCTATCAACATACTCAAGAGGGGGGATGGTGGTGTTCGGGTGTTGACTTACTCACCGGCGAAGATGACTTGTGGGGCTGCTTTAAACCCAAATTTCCGCGCTCGAGTTTCAACAAACTGATTAAATATGAACATCCGCCGGCAACCCCTAGCGGGCTGTTTGCTTTGCGCGTCCCGCCACATCTTTGGCAACAAATCGCTCATCGTTCAGGGATAGATAATATACCACAGAATACGCATAAAAGTCAAGATAATAGGCAATTTTGGCAGTGGTTAATGGAGAATCCTACTATTCCGTTATGTATTACAGAAGGAGCCAAAAAAGCAGGAGCATTACTCAGTGCCGGTTATGCGGCTATTGCCCTTCCTGGGGTTCATAATGGTTATCGTACCCCGAAAAATGAACAAGGGGAACGCATCGGCAAATCTCGCCTCATTCCCCAATTAGAAAAATTAGCCACCCCAGGGCGACAAATTTACATTACTTTTGATCAAGATACTAAACCTTCTACCATCAAAGCGGTGAATAGTGCCATCCGCAAATTAGGTTATTTATTAACTCAAGCCGCTTGTACGGTTAAAGTCATTACTTGGAACCCTCAACAAGGAAAAGGCGTAGATGATTTAATGGCTAATGAAGGACAAAAAGCTTTTGATTTAGCCTATAAAAAAGCGGTGTCCTTAGATACCTGGAAAGCCCAACAATTATCTCAACTAACTTATCATCCTAGCTTAGAACTTAACTGTCGATATCTTGACAATATTTCTATTCCTGAAAACGAAAAACTGATCGCCATTAAATCCCCAAAAGGAACCGGCAAAACACAATTTCTTGAAAAGATTGTCAAGCAAGCTTTATCACGTCAGCAATGGGTTTTAGTCATCGGACATCGGGTCAAATTGGTGGAAGAATTATGTCATCGCTTCGGAATTAAATATATTACTGAAGTTCGGGATAAGACTGACCACCAATGCTTAGGCTATGGATTATGTCTTGATTCGCTTCATCCCCATTCTCAAGCTCAATTTCAAGCCGCTAATTGGTCAAATGGAGTGGTCATTATTGATGAAGTGGAGCAAGTGCTTTGGCATGGGTTAAACTCAGATACTTGTAAAGGAAATCGAGTGGCTATTTTGAAATCTTTAAAAACCCTCATGCAAAATGTTTTAGGGGGAGAAGGAAAAGTTTTTATTGCCGATGCCGACTTGAGTGATATTTCCCTTAACTATCTCATGAATTTAGCGGGGGTGTCGTTTCTTCCTTATATTATTGATAACCAATGGAAACCCGAAGAAAATAATACCTGGAAAGTCTATAATTATCAAGATACGACTCCCAAAAAATTGGTAAAAGATTTAGTCAAACATATTCAGCAAGGCGGCAAACCCTTTATTTGTTTATCAGCACAAAAATTAACCAGTCAATGGGGAACTTTAAGCTTAGAAGCTTATTTAAAAAAACAATTCCCAACACTGAAAATACTGCGTCTAGATTCAGAATCTTTAGCCGATCCGACTCAAGCGGCTTATAACTGCATTACCCATCTCGATGAAATTTTAGTCAACTATGACGTAGTTTTATGTAGTCCTTCCATTGAAACCGGAGTCAGTATTGATTTAAAAGGGCATTTTACCTCGGTGTGGTGCATTGCCCAAGGCATACAAACTTCTTCCTCTGTCTGTCAGGGATTGAGCCGAATTAGAGATAATATTCCTCGCTATATATGGGTAGCTAATTATGGGTTTAATCAGATCGGAAATGGTTCCACATCTATTCCTAATTTACTCACTTCTGGACATCGTTTAACTCAACTGAATATGCGGCTGCTACAACAAGCCGATTTTGACTCTATAGACGATTTTGATACGGGATTTCAAGCGGAATCATTACTCTGTTGGGCGAAAATGGCAGTTAGGGTTAACGCCTCAATGATCAATTATCGAGAGGCAGTATTAGCGATCCTGCAAGCAGAAAATCATCCAATAATCAAAGTTACTCGCTCACCTCAAGAATTATCTTTAAAGCAAGAAAGTCAGAAAGCTTCTCCGTCTCAAAATCAATTAACAGAAGCCATTAATGAAGTTAGAAAACAAAATTATCAGGCTGAATGTGAAGCAATTGCCCAAGCGAAAAATCTCAATGAACAAGAATATTTTAGCTTAAACAAAAGTCTCGTTAAAACAGCTACCCAAAGACGAGAATTAAGAAAATTTGATTTAAAAAAACGTTATGGAATTCCCGTGACGGCTCAATTAGTTATTCAAGATGACCAAGGATGGTATCAACAACTCCGATTACATTATTTTCTGACAATAGGTCGTTCTTTTTTGGCAGATAGAGATACAATAGTGGCAAAAAAATTACTTCAAATAGGTCATGGTAGTCTCTTTCTTCCCGATTTTAATGGCTCTCAGATGGGGGCGGCTATTGGCACAATGGAAGTCTTAGGTATTCCTGTGCTTTTAGCTGATCCACAACGAGAGTTACGCAATATTGATGAAGATTTAAAGGCTATGGCGGCTCTCGCTCTTTCTAATCGTTTAGAAATTAAAACTATTCTAGGCATTGGCATTGCTAAAAATGCAAGTCCAGTGACTATTATTCGGCAGCTTTTAGATAAAATCGGTTATAGTTTAACCTGTATTCGCTGTGAAAGTTTGCAGAAAAAAAGAGTTAGAGTTTATCAATTAGTTCAGCCTAATGATGGCAGAGAAGAAGTGTTTCAACAATGGTTAATGGCTGATCATAAATATGCCGGCAGTTCAGAACTTTGGTTTGAAGACCATGAATCTTTAATCCGTTTGAATCCACAAGTTGAAGAGAACCCGTCTAATAAATATATTCAATTAAGTTTGTTTGAAATCCCTACTTAA
- a CDS encoding biotin--[acetyl-CoA-carboxylase] ligase, which yields MTAQQRQQLSCYLFDRIDSTNEILAQLIEQGTQPPMVAIATEQTAGRGQWGRKWQSLPGGLYLSMALRVEIAAQDAPHLTLFTAAGIAETLRRYHIPVGLKWPNDLILKGRKLGGIKSETRINQGLITSAVIGVGINWTNPVPEVGINLQSYLQEQPTASINSLEELAALTIGGILAGYERYIQKGIEIILDDYLKCLQSLGKKVMVNGSLGTVVGVSSQGELQVRLYSPGAMTQLSLPPGTITLGYD from the coding sequence ATGACGGCTCAACAAAGGCAGCAACTCTCATGTTATCTGTTTGATAGGATTGATTCTACCAATGAAATCCTCGCTCAACTGATAGAACAAGGAACTCAGCCGCCAATGGTAGCCATAGCCACTGAACAAACTGCTGGTAGGGGGCAATGGGGCAGAAAATGGCAATCTCTGCCGGGGGGACTATATTTATCGATGGCTTTAAGGGTTGAAATTGCTGCACAGGATGCCCCTCATCTCACCTTATTTACCGCAGCCGGAATTGCCGAGACGCTGCGGCGTTACCATATTCCGGTTGGGCTGAAATGGCCCAATGATTTAATCTTAAAGGGACGCAAACTAGGCGGCATTAAAAGCGAAACTCGGATAAATCAAGGCCTGATTACTTCTGCCGTCATCGGGGTGGGCATCAATTGGACAAATCCCGTCCCAGAAGTAGGCATTAATTTACAATCTTATCTTCAAGAGCAGCCAACAGCCTCGATAAACTCTTTAGAAGAGTTAGCGGCTCTCACCATTGGCGGGATTTTAGCAGGATATGAACGTTATATTCAAAAAGGAATAGAAATCATCTTGGATGACTATTTAAAATGCTTGCAAAGTCTAGGTAAGAAAGTTATGGTAAATGGGAGCTTAGGAACTGTAGTGGGCGTAAGCAGCCAAGGAGAATTACAAGTTCGCCTGTACTCCCCTGGTGCAATGACACAACTGTCTCTACCACCTGGTACAATAACTCTTGGCTATGATTAA
- a CDS encoding M23 family metallopeptidase: MLRKSSQGFNPFNSFSSSLMLKGSTAFLGAISLLSSGLIFTPQRVGATDDVVVIPETSAPTAAAEPVAAPPATQTPVIIPKARPQIAPERTTIVKPAAPLKPVIFKVEPKPAPVKAPNSANNQVQLSAPRISVPQVKQVSSPIMPQVQTGNNQNFANGIETGKNTYIDTAQYGGNAPNTYSAPAAVVLTERSTGCQTISQNGGLSGGCGAVSRRQSPEQTRMSRIAATTQKAMPPRNLTIARSLTVARQYNQPTAPSRNLIASSDIKSIRVAQPIYSTLVTQPVNTTPQRINDSQVVSLQPIEMNGLKIALAPVPRYNRSAEMGIETQAAPTTHKTDLIFPLPIPARITSAFGWRVHPITGGGRMHEGTDIGAPLGTPVLAAYPGEVAVAGPVGGYGLLVILRHLDGKQESRYGHLSEIYVQPGQQVEQGAVIGRVGSTGFSTGPHLHFEWRYLTQDGWVAVDAGTHLEYALENLIESMSVANKTTPNKQG, from the coding sequence ATGTTACGAAAATCTTCCCAGGGATTTAATCCCTTCAATAGTTTCTCGAGTTCCCTAATGCTCAAAGGCAGTACAGCGTTTCTCGGTGCCATCAGTCTCTTGAGTAGCGGCTTAATTTTCACGCCACAGCGAGTAGGAGCAACCGATGATGTGGTAGTGATTCCAGAAACTTCTGCCCCTACAGCAGCAGCAGAACCAGTTGCAGCACCGCCTGCCACTCAAACACCGGTCATTATTCCTAAAGCTAGACCCCAAATAGCACCTGAACGAACCACCATTGTTAAACCTGCGGCTCCTTTAAAACCGGTAATTTTTAAAGTCGAACCTAAACCGGCACCGGTAAAAGCGCCTAATAGCGCCAACAATCAAGTACAATTATCGGCCCCGAGAATTTCAGTTCCCCAGGTTAAACAGGTATCTAGCCCAATCATGCCCCAAGTTCAAACGGGCAACAATCAGAATTTCGCTAATGGGATAGAGACGGGCAAAAATACCTACATTGACACGGCTCAATATGGGGGCAATGCTCCTAACACCTATTCGGCTCCGGCAGCAGTGGTATTAACAGAGCGCTCTACCGGCTGTCAAACCATTTCCCAAAATGGCGGTTTAAGCGGTGGATGCGGCGCGGTTTCTCGACGACAGTCGCCTGAACAGACGAGAATGAGTAGAATAGCGGCCACAACACAAAAAGCGATGCCTCCCCGAAATTTGACCATCGCTCGTTCTTTAACCGTTGCCAGACAATATAATCAGCCCACTGCGCCGAGCCGAAATTTGATTGCTTCGAGTGATATTAAGAGTATCCGAGTGGCACAGCCAATTTATTCAACCCTAGTCACCCAACCGGTTAATACAACACCTCAAAGAATCAATGACTCTCAAGTGGTGAGCTTGCAACCCATTGAAATGAATGGGCTAAAAATTGCGCTTGCTCCTGTTCCCCGCTACAACCGTTCAGCCGAAATGGGGATAGAGACACAAGCGGCTCCCACAACTCATAAAACTGACCTAATCTTTCCTTTACCCATTCCCGCGAGAATTACCTCAGCCTTTGGCTGGCGGGTTCATCCCATCACAGGAGGAGGCAGAATGCACGAAGGAACAGATATTGGCGCTCCTCTGGGTACCCCTGTGTTAGCGGCTTATCCGGGTGAAGTCGCGGTAGCTGGTCCTGTAGGGGGTTATGGATTACTGGTTATTTTACGCCATTTAGACGGTAAGCAAGAGTCTCGTTATGGTCACCTCTCGGAAATTTATGTACAACCGGGTCAACAGGTAGAACAAGGCGCTGTCATTGGACGGGTTGGAAGTACCGGATTTTCAACCGGGCCTCACCTCCATTTTGAATGGCGATATCTAACACAAGACGGTTGGGTAGCTGTGGATGCTGGAACTCATCTAGAGTATGCTTTAGAAAACTTGATTGAGTCTATGTCAGTAGCCAACAAAACTACCCCTAACAAACAAGGCTAA
- a CDS encoding formylglycine-generating enzyme family protein: protein MPQPSPSVFEFEVITLNAVGQEINRYHSVTQSTLFNLDNDVTLEMVVIPGGTFLMGSPDTEEGSHPSQGPQHLVTVKPFLMGKYPITQAQWQTVAKFPKVNQPLNPNPSNFQGHNRPVEQVSWYEAQEFCARLSQYTGYHYRLPSEAEWEYACRAGTLTPFHFGETMTTQLANYSGVNWEYNGKICSKGYYGNGPLGEDRRETTPVDYFKAANQFGLYDLHGNVREWCADYWHDNYTGSATDGSVWILNGDETKRVLRGGSWNTGPKKCRSAYRVKFSPDASLYDLGFRVVY, encoded by the coding sequence ATGCCACAGCCATCTCCCTCGGTTTTTGAATTCGAGGTTATCACCCTTAATGCAGTAGGTCAGGAGATAAACCGTTATCATAGTGTCACCCAATCTACACTTTTCAATCTAGATAATGATGTCACCTTAGAAATGGTTGTCATTCCTGGTGGAACTTTTCTGATGGGTTCACCAGATACAGAAGAAGGTTCCCATCCGTCTCAGGGTCCACAACATTTAGTGACTGTCAAGCCCTTTTTAATGGGTAAATATCCCATTACCCAAGCGCAATGGCAAACCGTCGCTAAATTCCCAAAAGTGAATCAACCGCTTAACCCCAACCCCTCGAACTTTCAAGGCCATAACCGTCCTGTAGAACAGGTGTCTTGGTACGAGGCCCAGGAATTTTGTGCTAGGTTATCTCAATATACGGGTTATCATTACCGCTTACCCAGCGAAGCGGAGTGGGAATATGCTTGTCGCGCGGGCACTCTTACGCCTTTCCATTTTGGAGAAACTATGACAACTCAATTAGCCAACTATTCAGGCGTAAATTGGGAGTATAATGGCAAGATTTGCAGTAAAGGTTATTATGGCAACGGACCTTTAGGAGAAGATCGCAGAGAAACCACCCCCGTAGACTATTTCAAAGCCGCTAATCAATTTGGGTTATATGATCTGCATGGTAATGTCAGAGAATGGTGTGCTGATTATTGGCATGATAATTATACTGGAAGTGCAACAGATGGTTCAGTATGGATACTCAATGGCGATGAAACTAAACGTGTGCTAAGAGGGGGGTCTTGGAATACTGGACCAAAAAAATGTCGTTCGGCTTATCGAGTGAAATTTTCCCCGGATGCTTCTTTATATGATCTTGGGTTTCGTGTCGTTTATTGA
- a CDS encoding glycosyltransferase family 4 protein has product MKILMLSSTFPYPPSLGGTPVRTFNLLKYLTQNHEITLITQKGLDVSASQIEELQQWVKELKIFPRRDSVEKNLNSKIKRLIQFWREGTPPNVLFIYNPEIQQWLDLAVAQKSYDVITCEHSVNQIYVRPEWKQALKTVVNIHSSVYKTCLNQLETNTAENPLRDRFYLPLLKRYEQKFCQKFSNLVVTTEEDRTQIQLFNPPGEITIIPNGVDLELFPYRQVDPGGHQLIIAGLMDYVVNIDMARFFSLEILPILQEKYPDTTLVILGSKPSPAVLELAQRPGITVTGRVPSMAEYLHQATVCVVPMRSGFGIKNKTLEAMAAGVPVVASDRGLEGLKVDSSDVPIRALRANRIEEYVTQISRLFEDAQLRAELSRNGRDLIEQEYTWEQSGKRYEEVLSKR; this is encoded by the coding sequence ATGAAAATTTTAATGTTATCTTCGACTTTTCCTTATCCTCCAAGCCTAGGAGGAACACCAGTAAGAACTTTTAATTTATTAAAATATTTAACTCAAAACCATGAGATTACTTTAATAACTCAAAAAGGACTCGATGTCAGTGCGAGCCAAATTGAAGAATTACAGCAATGGGTAAAAGAATTAAAAATATTCCCGCGTCGGGACTCCGTTGAAAAAAATCTCAATAGCAAAATTAAACGATTAATACAATTTTGGCGGGAGGGAACACCCCCTAATGTTTTATTTATCTATAATCCCGAAATTCAGCAGTGGCTCGACCTGGCCGTTGCCCAAAAAAGTTATGATGTAATCACCTGCGAACATAGTGTTAATCAAATTTATGTTCGTCCTGAATGGAAACAGGCGTTAAAAACCGTCGTTAATATTCATAGTTCTGTCTATAAAACTTGCTTAAATCAACTAGAAACTAATACCGCAGAAAATCCCTTGCGTGATCGCTTTTATCTTCCTTTACTCAAACGCTATGAGCAAAAATTTTGTCAAAAGTTCTCAAATCTTGTTGTAACGACCGAAGAAGACCGAACTCAGATACAATTATTTAATCCTCCAGGAGAGATTACCATTATTCCTAATGGCGTTGATCTTGAGCTTTTCCCCTATCGTCAAGTCGATCCAGGGGGACATCAATTAATTATTGCTGGCCTGATGGACTATGTAGTAAATATTGATATGGCAAGATTTTTTAGTTTAGAAATTTTGCCGATTTTACAAGAAAAATATCCTGATACTACCCTAGTGATCCTCGGTTCCAAACCCTCACCGGCTGTACTAGAATTAGCTCAACGTCCTGGAATTACGGTAACCGGTCGAGTGCCTTCTATGGCAGAATATTTACATCAGGCGACTGTTTGTGTTGTGCCTATGCGGTCGGGTTTTGGTATTAAAAATAAAACCCTAGAAGCGATGGCGGCGGGTGTACCAGTTGTGGCTAGTGATCGCGGGTTAGAAGGATTAAAGGTAGATAGTTCTGATGTTCCTATTAGGGCCTTACGGGCTAATCGTATTGAGGAATATGTAACGCAGATTAGCCGCTTATTTGAAGATGCACAATTGAGAGCCGAATTATCCCGTAACGGACGAGATTTAATTGAGCAAGAATATACTTGGGAACAATCCGGAAAGCGCTATGAAGAGGTATTGTCTAAACGATAA
- a CDS encoding GDP-mannose 4,6-dehydratase, with protein sequence MTKKALICGVSGQDGAYLAQLLLNKGYEVCGTSRDAQMSSFSNLIRLGIKEKIKLVSMASNDFRSVLQVLLKVQPDEVYNLAGQSSVGLSFEQPVETLESIATGTLNLLEAIRFTGAPIKFYNAGSSECFGDIGDTAATESTPFRPRSPYAVAKATAFWEVANYREAYGIFACSGILFNHESPLRPERFVTQKIIAAACDIAQGIRETLHLGNISIERDWGWAPEYVEAMYLMLQKEQPNDYVIATGQSYSLKQFVAEAFACVGLNWQDHLITDQSLLRPTDLAISRGNPAKAREQLGWKAQYKMPDIVKMMVEDRKVNF encoded by the coding sequence ATGACTAAAAAAGCTTTAATTTGCGGGGTATCAGGACAAGATGGGGCTTATTTAGCTCAATTGCTGCTCAATAAAGGTTATGAAGTTTGCGGCACATCACGGGATGCTCAAATGTCCTCTTTCAGCAATTTAATTCGTCTAGGAATTAAAGAGAAAATTAAATTAGTATCGATGGCTTCTAATGATTTTCGGAGTGTTTTACAGGTCTTGTTAAAAGTCCAACCTGATGAAGTCTATAATCTAGCTGGACAAAGTTCGGTAGGACTTTCTTTTGAGCAACCCGTAGAAACTCTAGAAAGTATTGCTACAGGAACATTAAATCTTTTAGAAGCCATTCGTTTTACTGGTGCCCCGATCAAGTTTTATAACGCCGGCTCGAGTGAATGTTTTGGAGATATTGGAGATACAGCCGCTACTGAAAGCACGCCTTTTCGTCCGAGAAGTCCCTATGCAGTAGCTAAAGCAACGGCTTTTTGGGAAGTCGCCAACTACCGAGAAGCTTATGGAATCTTTGCTTGTTCTGGTATTCTTTTTAATCATGAGTCACCTTTAAGGCCTGAAAGATTTGTGACACAGAAAATCATTGCGGCGGCTTGTGATATCGCTCAAGGAATTAGAGAAACTCTGCATTTAGGGAATATTAGTATTGAAAGAGATTGGGGATGGGCCCCTGAATATGTAGAAGCCATGTATTTGATGTTACAAAAAGAGCAACCCAATGATTATGTAATTGCTACAGGGCAAAGTTATTCTTTAAAACAATTTGTTGCTGAAGCGTTTGCTTGTGTCGGGTTAAACTGGCAAGATCATCTGATCACTGATCAAAGTTTATTAAGACCCACTGATTTAGCGATTAGTCGAGGAAATCCAGCTAAAGCAAGAGAACAATTAGGATGGAAAGCGCAATATAAAATGCCTGATATTGTTAAAATGATGGTGGAAGATAGAAAAGTTAATTTTTAA